Sequence from the Flavobacteriales bacterium genome:
CGCATTCCATCGGCCCGTGCCCCATGGTGGGATTATGGGCGCGATGCGGCCTATTTCGTGACCATCTGTACCAAAGACAGGGAACATTATTTCGGAGAGGTGGAAAATGGGGAAATGCAATTGTCTGATATTGGACGGATCGCCCACCAATGTTGGCATTCGATACCCGATCATTTTCCGTTTGTGCAATTGGATGCGTTTGTGGTAATGCCCAATCATGTGCATGGTATTGTGATTATTGATAGGGCGGGATCCGTAGAGACGTTGCATGCAACGTCTCCACACCATGCAACGTCTCCACACCATGCAACGTCTCCACCACAACCACAACCACCGATTGAGACGTTGCATGCAACGTCTCTACCCCCCAAAAACGAACAAATGGCGGCCATATCACCCAAATCCGGTTCGTTGCCGACCATTGTGCGTTCCTACAAATCGGTGGTAACCAAACAGGCGCGCACCATCCATGCCGATTTTGCATGGCAGACGCGTTTTCATGACCATATTATCCGTGACACGGATAACCACGAACGTATCAGAAATTACATATTGAACAATCCCCAATTATGGGATAAAGACAAATTCAACCTACAGAACCAATGACCGAATCATCTATCATATCCAAGGTTTGGAATTTTGCCAACGTACTGCGTGACGATGGCGTAGGCTATGGCGATTATTTGGAACAGATAACCTTTCTGCTGTTCCTTAAAATGGCTGATGAGTTCAGCAAACCGCCATACAACCGCCAAACAAATGTGCCTAAGGAATACAATTGGGATAGTCTGATAGATAAGCGTGGTGCCGAGCTGGAAACGCATTATACCACGCTGCTGCGTGAGTTGGGTCAGGCATCGGGTACGTTGGGGCAGATCTACACCAAGGCACAGAACAAGATCCAAGACCCGGCCAAATTGCTCAAGATCATCGATATGATCGATAAGGAGCAATGGAGCATGATGGGTGCCGACCTCAAAGGCAAGATCTATGAAGGCCTGTTGGAGAAGAACGCAGAAGACACCAAGAGCGGTGCAGGGCAATACTTCACGCCCCGTGCGTTGATACGTGCCATGGTGGAATGTGTGCAGCCCAAACCGCTCAAAACCATTGCCGACCCTGCCTGTGGCACGGGCGGTTTCTTCCTTGCTGCTTATGACCACATTGTAGAAAACAACCGCCTTGATAAGGAGGAAAAGGAGTTCTTGAAGAACAAGACGTTCTACGGCAACGAGATTGTTGCCAGCACGCGTAGAATGTGTCTGATGAACATGTTTCTGCACAACATTGGCGAGATAGACGGTTCGTCTTTCATTTCGCCTGTTGATGCCCTTGTGGCTGATGCAGGAACACGATACGATTACGTATTGGCCAATCCGCCTTTCGGTAAGAAAAGCAGTATGACCATTACCAATGAGGAAGGCGAACAGGAAAAGCAGGACCTGAGCTACAACCGTCAGGATTTCTGGACCACTACCAGCAACAAGCAGTTGAATTTCGTGCAGCACATCTGTACGATGCTCAAAGCAAATGGTGAGGCAGCGGTAGTTTTGCCCGATAACGTACTGTTTGAAGGTGGAGCAGGAGAGACCGTGCGCAAGGAACTGATGAAGACCACAGAATTGCACACCATTCTGCGTTTGCCTACAGGCATTTTCTACGCTAACGGTGTAAAGGCGAATGTGCTGTTCTTCGATAATAAACCCGCTTCTAAAGAAGCTTGGACGAAAGAAGTGTGGGTGTATGATTACCGCACAAACGTGCACCATACCCTCAAGAAGAAACCGCTGCAACTCGAAGACTTGCGCGAGTTCATTACGCTCTACAATCCAGACAATCGCAATAAGCGTAAGGAAACATGGAGCGAAGATACCTCGACTACGCTCGGCACAGGCCCTGAAGGTCGTTGGCGTAAGTATTCTTATTCAGAGATCATTGTCCGAGATAAGACCAACCTCGACATCTTTTGGCTGAAGGACAAGAGCCTTGCGGATCTTGATAATCTTCCAGACCCAGACGTGCTTGCCAATGAGATCATTGAGAACATTGAGGCAGGATTGGAGAGTTTCAAAGAAGTTTCGGGGATAATTGGGGAGTAAATACTTGCTCCGCTGGTGCGCGTTTTCCGAAGGGTCACTCATGCTGAACAAGACACGATCAGTTTTCCGCCTTCGGCAAAGAGAACACTGCACTACGTTGTAACTGATCTTGAAATGAACCGATCAAATGCCCTTAGCCCCACGAACAAATCTTTAGATACCAACCACAAGACCTATGTGGTTTACCTCCTGATGTCGTTGAGTTCTCTTCGGCAGGCTCAAGGCAGGCTCCTTCGGTCGGTTCAAAACCTCAGAGGTCTTTCTACCTTCGTAAACAAGGGGCGATAACTTCAACCCTTAACCCTAAAGGCGCAGAGTTCCAGAACGGGCTCGCGCCTTTAGCTTATACCACCACAATAAACCCCAACCGCCTGCGTTATATGATGGAACAACGTTTGATGCTGGGTTAAGCCCCGCTTACCTCGGTAGCGGGGTTTTTCTTTTCCCCACCTGTTCAGACTTCCAAACGGCCAACTGGCAGCTTTCGGTATTTTACTCCCGGCTTGCGCAAGTCTTCCGCCTCAGGCGGAGGGGTGGGTCTTTTTAGCTCTGTTTCTCTGCGTCTCTGTGTGAAACATGCAAACCCTTGACCCTCTGCGTGCCAGCTAACCTTACTGCACCATGGCCTTCATGCCGCGCAGCCCCATGTCGGTAGGCACATCGCCATCCAATGGGTCGTACTGGCCGTTGCCATCAGGGTCGGTCCACTCAAAGCTCTGGTTGGTGGAAACGGAGAGCACCACGGTTACGTCTTCGGTCTCTTCGCCCGTAATGGTCAGCGGTGTGTCGAAGGTGCCCGTTACCACGCAGCTGCCCGCGGGTATGGGGCTTGAGTTGAACAACGGGTTCACCACCGTGGTGGCGCCCACGGGTGCCTGTCCTTTGGT
This genomic interval carries:
- a CDS encoding transposase, with translation MTDLYRNKYRIPSARAPWWDYGRDAAYFVTICTKDREHYFGEVENGEMQLSDIGRIAHQCWHSIPDHFPFVQLDAFVVMPNHVHGIVIIDRAGSVETLHATSPHHATSPHHATSPPQPQPPIETLHATSLPPKNEQMAAISPKSGSLPTIVRSYKSVVTKQARTIHADFAWQTRFHDHIIRDTDNHERIRNYILNNPQLWDKDKFNLQNQ
- a CDS encoding N-6 DNA methylase, translated to MTESSIISKVWNFANVLRDDGVGYGDYLEQITFLLFLKMADEFSKPPYNRQTNVPKEYNWDSLIDKRGAELETHYTTLLRELGQASGTLGQIYTKAQNKIQDPAKLLKIIDMIDKEQWSMMGADLKGKIYEGLLEKNAEDTKSGAGQYFTPRALIRAMVECVQPKPLKTIADPACGTGGFFLAAYDHIVENNRLDKEEKEFLKNKTFYGNEIVASTRRMCLMNMFLHNIGEIDGSSFISPVDALVADAGTRYDYVLANPPFGKKSSMTITNEEGEQEKQDLSYNRQDFWTTTSNKQLNFVQHICTMLKANGEAAVVLPDNVLFEGGAGETVRKELMKTTELHTILRLPTGIFYANGVKANVLFFDNKPASKEAWTKEVWVYDYRTNVHHTLKKKPLQLEDLREFITLYNPDNRNKRKETWSEDTSTTLGTGPEGRWRKYSYSEIIVRDKTNLDIFWLKDKSLADLDNLPDPDVLANEIIENIEAGLESFKEVSGIIGE